gcgagACTGGGCAGCGGTTAACCCCCCGTTCCTTCTGTGCAGAGCTTCGACGGCGATCAAGTGTTTTTGCGGCTGGACCATCGTCACCTCATCCCTGCCACATCACTGTGCTGTTGCGGCGGTACACACGTGTCGGCGCAAGATGTTCCTGCGGAAACTCCCCCTTGACGCGTCTGGCCTGGTCTGACGTCACCGCTCAGCTATAAAAGACTGCGTTGGTCGACGGGggtcgtcattttggagcaatccaggcagccgcgagACTGGGCAGCGGTTAACCCCCCGTTCCTTCTGTGCAGAGCTTCGACGGCGATCAAGTGTTTTTGCGGCTGGACCATCGTCACCTCATCCCTGCCACATCACTGTGCTGTTGCGGCGGTACACACGTGTCGGCGCAAGATGTTCCTGCGGAAACTCCCCCTTGACGCGTCTGGCCTGGTCTGACGTCACCGCTCAGCTATAAAAGACTGCGTTGGTCGACGGGggtcgtcattttggagcaatccaggcagccgcgagACTGGGCAGCGGTTAACCCCCCGTTCCTTCTGTGCAGGTACGTGCTGGAAGACTTTTCCTGTTAGGTTAAAGAGCGTATCTCTGGCTGCTGGATTGCTCCACTTTTGGCGAGAATCATGTCTGATAAAGCGCCGTCAACGATCAAGGAACTAGCAAAGGCCCTGAATGAGTTATCCGCTCTTTTTGATGCCAAGCATGTAGAACTGAAAGATACGGTGAAAACGGTGATTGAAACAGAGTTACAATCGCTGAAAGAATCTATGAGCTTGATCAATGAAAAGTTCGAGGGTTTCAGATCGGAAATGGTGGAGATGAGGAAAGAACTTGCTGTCACTAAAGCAGAAAATGAGGCAATAAGGAGTACTAACGCCCATTTGACATCAGAATTAAAGAAAGTCAGGAGAGAGTTGACTGATATGCAACAATACAGTCGCCGAAATAACCTGGAGATAAAGGGTGTTCCTGTGGTTGCGGACGAGAACCTCATCTCCACCATGAAAACGATTTCTGGATGCCTGAACACTGAAGTGGTCGAGTCTGACATTGAAGTTATTCATCGTGTACCTACAAAGAAAAAAGATGAACAGAACATAATTGTCAAATTTTTTTCCCGTTCAGTGCGGGATAAAATTCTGAAAGttgcaaagaagcaaaggcttaatGTTTCTCAGTTGGGTTTTGAAGGCAATACGCCCGTTTTTGTGAATGAGCACTTATGTCCTGCTAATAAAGTATTGCTGGGAATGGCGgtgaaagcaaagaaagagaaaaaatggaAGTTCACGTGGGTGTCAGACGGAAAAATTTTGATGCGCAAAGTTGAAAACTCACATGTTCTTCACGTGACAAGTGCAGAAGACTTGCGACAAGTTCTCTAACACAATGGCTGTTTGTGTAAAGCAAATCGAGCAAACCTGGATAGAAAGGGAAAACATATCTATTTTGCATTGTAATATCCGCAGCATACATAAAAACTTAGACCTTCTTCTTTCCTATTTATCACAATTCTCCTTTCATTATGACATTATTGCAATTACAGAAACATGGTTAAAGGAAAATGAAACCGCTGAAATACCCGGATATGCCATGATATCTTTACCAAGGTGCCGCCAATCACGCGGTGGGGGTGTATCGCTTTTCATAAAGAATAGTGTTGATTACCAGGTTGTAAAAGATAGCTCATGTAGTAAGCAGTCTGTCGAATCTCTTTTTGTACACCTCGGCTGTGGTCTTAACATTGGTGTGGTATACCGGCCTCCCAACGCAAGCGTAAAGGACTTTCTCTCGGATATGGAAACTATCTTCAACCCACTAATGACAACCAATACTCCACTTGTTatatgcggtgatttcaacatcGATCTTTTAAAAGATGGATGTTCCGAGTGCGACTACCTGCTTCTCATGCAGTCATTTAACCTTAAAAACGTTATTTCCTCACCTACTCGTATAACACAGACATCTGCATCCCTTATTGATCATATGTTCTGCAACAATGAAATGACTGTACGCGCTGGCGTTTGTGATATAGCTATTGCTGATCACTGTCCGACTTTCATGTGTTTACCACGCACTTACTTATATCCGCATTGCAAAACGTATTCTAGAGACAAAAGAACTCGAGTAAATTACGCCTGCGTTCGAAACTTCTTGCAGAGCATTGATTTTGTGAAATTGTACGACAGTGATGTGAATATAGAGTGTGAAAATTTTATCCGCTGCGTATCAAATGCCGTAATGAAGTCCAAGCGCGAATGCACACGTCGTAACTACGAAGAAGCTGTGTGCCCGTGGATAACTGATCATATACTTGCGGTTCTAAAGAAAAAAGACTGCTTCTATCACAaatggaagcaaaacaaaacaaacaattattatcacggtcaattcaagctttataggaataagtctgttacgatgatgaggagagcgaaaaaaatatattacagtaatttagtCACGAAACCTGGCCTTGACTCGAAACAAGTTTGGAAAATTGTTAAGGACGTCACAGGACTTGGACCGAAGAAACGCGTTACCCCTAACGACCCCTCCGTACAGGTAGTCAATGACTTTAATAGCTACTTCTCCAATGTTGGTGAATCTCTTGCAAACCAGTTCTCTTTTCAGTCCGCCTCTACTACCCTACCCAGAGTTGTCCACACCGATTTTAATCTAAATGCAGTCACTGTCGAGGAAATTACATCTGTAATAAGCGCACTGCCAGTTAATAAAGCGGCTGGGCACGACAGTATtcagactgcagttttaaagcaTAATATCGACATTCTGTCCAACCCACTATGCCATATATTTAACCATGCTATAGAGACTAGTTGCTACCCAAACATTCTAAAAATCGCGAAAGTTGTGCCTATTTATAAATCTGGAGACGAAAACAACCCAAgtagttatcgtccaatatctgtactaagcattctaaatactctttttgagaaactaattgccattcaactaaaaatattccttagtcagtataacatcatctgtcaccagcagcacggtttcgtcccaaacaggtcgacctctacagccgttctaacgctttcccagttgataaattcagctcttaataaaaacgaaatcgcaattggtatatttttagacctgaagaaggcgttcgacactgtatcacatccaatattactgaggaaactagccgcctatgggattgttgatgacacactgcaatttttcaccagttacttatcaggtcgacaacagaaagtggtaattaacaaccttgaatctacatatagctatataaaatgcggagtaccccaaggatctgtcctggggcctctactgttttccatctatataaatgatcttccaggttcagtctcgctttcgcaggttctcatgtatgcagacgacacggccctcatattcacaggtaaatcggtttctgcgatgcaagacgacatgaggcaggatttaatgactgtttccaactggttcagtaacaatagattaacattgaacgttgcgaaaactaaatatgtcgtcttccatacaagaagaagaaacgttgactttaaccatattaggatttccttgaacaattgtataatcgaatcagttccttcatttaaatatcttggtgttatctttgacaataaccttaactggaagaatcaagtgaacagcgtttgtaataaagctgcgtttggttgctacgtccttattaaggctagacaatactttcctcgcaacatattacgaagcttgtacttctcattcgttcattgtcatatgagttattgctgcgaatcatggggccacacatactcaacttatctcacacctctgcaacggttacagaagcgagcactaaggattataacatattctccattgcatcatccaagtaacaatctgtttgaagaagttcgagtactaaaattttccgccctacgcgactataaaatctcccttctagtaaactgcatgttaacaactaactctccactcccgatgagcttattcactttgcctgttcgcaacacaagacatgTTGCTaatggtaattttaatcttccgatccatcacaacacatacggtgagagattaatcgagttcattgggacgaaagtctggaatacattgccattggaaataaagcttgccagaaattttaaactatcttctaaattatatttcttgcataatcaagtaatcatgtgatttcctttttgtgtttctgtgtttcttaaaatgccggtgtataccttccttgtacgtttgccaaaatgccttgtttttgcatgcgatcggacactggatgcttttgctgtgtcaattcgctgttttcatttttttttttcactttacatatttatgtggttgcctaaatgcctaaatgacttgatttgtattggaccggacactagccatgtaggctatcggtccaaatattttgtacaattttttttgtgaattatgaaataaagcttcctttgattgattgattgattgatcccGAAAGGACTATATACACGAAACTACTCCGGGACGCCAATGGGTGCCCTTTTATGTTCGGTTCCGCAAACAGCGTGCGGGTCTCCGCACTGGCAAGTTTGGCACCTCTGTTTTCACGTTTCAAGCGCGTTAACTCTTACAACTTAAGTTGGTCGAGAACGCGTATGTccgcaatgaaggtcaaattgaccaaaaagTTGAAACGCGACCACACCTACTACATCACATAGCAAAAGTAGGTGCGTAGCGCCTAAATTGATACTTACATTTTATATCCGTTAAATGGGTTTTATGGAGAAGACTGCAAGTAACTTTCaagtagtagtaagtagtaagtggtttttattaaaattataataaaaaggaaggaaaacattttttctagccccagcatctgccatctatactgaagcacctgagctggggcagcggaaataaacgatagcaggcagaatgaagaaaaatgaaagagGTGGGGTGACAGGAAGAGACTAATTTTCAATAAAATTAGAATTCTTgaggtaaataaaataaaattggtttttaggaaaggaaatggcgcactaattGTCTCACATTTCCCGATGGACACCCGGACCTCGCCGTAAGGAACGataagaaggtgggagtgaaagaagaaaggaagaaagaggtgcgttgtggagggctccgggataatttagacGACCGGGggcctttaacatgcactgacattgcacagcacacaggcgacttttgtgtttcgcctccctggaaacgcggccgccgcggtcgggttcttccagctcagtagccgagcgcgctaaccaccgagccaccacggtggggagTTTataggtaaaaatatggcttttgcggcaagGCGTTGCCAGGCTTGGCGGACAGCAGAAATCCGGTAAATCATTTTCGCTATTAACGTGGTTTACTAATTTCCAattattaactttttaactaaaaGAGGTAGGCGGCTGATTACAATTAGAATTTTTCAGCCGGTCGTTAGCAACTGCCATgtcaattttcagaaaaaaaattaagtattggtttttgggaaaaggaaatggcgcagtacctgtctcgtatatagttggacacttgaaccgggCCTTAAGGGAATGGGTAaatgaaggagtgaaagaagaaaggaagaaaggggcgccgtagtggagggctccggaataatttcgaccacttgggcatctttaacctgcactgacatcgcacagcacacgggcgccttagcgtttttctttcctccataaaaacgtagccgccgcagtcgggttcgaacccgggaactccggatcagtagtcgagcgccttaaccactgagccaccgcagcgggtagcagaaaaaaaatgaaattgattTTCGGGGACTAAGGAGGAGGACGAAAAACTTTATTAAGGTCAAAAGGAGTTGGAAGAGGtaatgggtggggccctcattccagggctcaactggcttgagctgccctgcggacctgttgtatgagggccgGTTGGTCCTCCTGGTTATCGCCGGTCAGCAGCGCCTCACACTGCTCAAAAGACGTATTTTCCGTGTGTTGAGTGcttggtttggccccacattcGCACGAAATAGGGAAGAGTGTAGGGCGTGCCTGGCACCATGGACATGTGCAGGTGTATAATGTTGAGCttatgagatgtagtctatggaggtttggaaatgtgttcgtctgtatctgccgccaagagacggcatctggggtttctaatttcctatgaggtggagggaagtgtctaCTTTGAAGACGTTGAATCTCGGggcgttcgttatacctagaaggtacaggggtaaaagcgggcacggtttgtgccccgctcggttgatgatgcctTGAGTTAGatcatgtgccctctcatttccccccagtccctcatggcctggggtccaggtgatttggtggtgctCCGTAAGTGATGTAAtgcccatgagccgactgacATGCTTGGAGActcggcctctcaggaagtttcgacacgcgtgttgcgagtATGTGATCACATGGGCGATTTGGCCTTGGGCACGTAATGCCTAATGAGaatggccacggcggtggtctGCGCGGCCGCTGGTGTTTCGGCTCTTAAAGAAGCAGTAAATAGAGTGGAGAAGCGGTGGTCCATTGCCGCCACTGTGTACTTGTCATGGTCCGGGTATGCTGCGGCGTCAACATAAACCACTTTCTGGGAATTGGCTAGGTTTCGCGTAGATAGGATACCCGCGCTCGTCGTTGCCTGTATGAACATCTTTAAGCATGTGTTTCGGTATCGGGGCCACGCTGATGTATTTTTTGTGATTtcttagagcgttagctcttagtcatcacgtttcgagatttcgtggggtctgctacggCTCTTGatgacagcgccatctgtggcagcaactactcatcccatttcgagatttcgtgagatCTCCTACCACCCTTAGGGTTCCTCGATGCTCGCCCGCTCTCCGCTTAGGGTGAGGACCACCGCGTCGTCTTCTAGCGCGACCGTAATTTTCTTGCATCCGCTGGACGCGtggcgcgcgtttgctgcgtgacGCGCCTAGATAGAGCTGGCCACGCTTGCAGTGGGAGCATGAATTGGACTTTCCGTTTGATAATCATTCCTTTTCTAGTTTAGATGAAAATGTAGAATAAAGATTCGATGAAGCTTTCGCTATTTTGAGACTATTAGCGAAAGTATAGGGGATATCTTTGTTTTGCGATAGGTGTTCAGGGCGTGCAACTGCTCACCGTTGTCATACCGGCGCC
The genomic region above belongs to Amblyomma americanum isolate KBUSLIRL-KWMA chromosome 9, ASM5285725v1, whole genome shotgun sequence and contains:
- the LOC144104130 gene encoding uncharacterized protein LOC144104130, coding for MSDKAPSTIKELAKALNELSALFDAKHVELKDTVKTVIETELQSLKESMSLINEKFEGFRSEMVEMRKELAVTKAENEAIRSTNAHLTSELKKVRRELTDMQQYSRRNNLEIKGVPVVADENLISTMKTISGCLNTEVVESDIEVIHRVPTKKKDEQNIIVKFFSRSVRDKILKVAKKQRLNVSQLGFEGNTPVFVNEHLCPANKVLLGMAVKAKKEKKWKFTWVSDGKILMRKVENSHVLHVTSAEDLRQVL